A genomic stretch from Mycobacterium malmoense includes:
- the arc gene encoding proteasome ATPase — MGDSERSEAFGNSRETGMSSGDAAELEQLRREAAVLREQLEHAVGSHAGTRSARDVHQLEARIDSLAARNSKLMETLKEARQQLLALREEVDRLGQPPSGYGVLLATHDDETVDVFTSGRKMRLTCSPNIDVASLRKGQTVRLNEALTVVEAGTFESVGEISTLREVLNDGHRALVVGHADEERIVWLAEPLVAEDLPDGVPDALNDDTKPRKLRPGDSLLVDTKAGYAFERIPKAEVEDLVLEEVPDVSYQDIGGLTRQIEQIRDAVELPFLHKELYREYALRPPKGVLLYGPPGCGKTLIAKAVANSLAKKMAEVRGDDAREAKSYFLNIKGPELLNKFVGETERHIRLIFQRAREKASEGTPVIVFFDEMDSIFRTRGTGVSSDVETTVVPQLLSEIDGVEGLENVIVIGASNREDMIDPAILRPGRLDVKIKIERPDAEAAQDIFSKYLTEALPVHADDLAEFDGDRTACIKAMIEKVVDRMYAEIDDNRFLEVTYANGDKEVMYFKDFNSGAMIQNVVDRAKKNAIKSVLETGQPGLRIQHLLDSIVDEFAENEDLPNTTNPDDWARISGKKGERIVYIRTLVTGKSSSASRAIDTESNLGQYL, encoded by the coding sequence ATGGGTGACTCAGAGCGTTCTGAAGCATTCGGTAACTCTCGTGAAACTGGCATGTCCAGCGGCGATGCGGCCGAATTGGAACAGTTACGCCGTGAGGCAGCGGTGCTGCGCGAGCAACTGGAGCATGCCGTTGGATCGCACGCCGGCACTCGCTCGGCCCGCGATGTGCATCAACTCGAAGCCCGTATCGACTCGCTTGCGGCCCGCAATTCCAAATTAATGGAAACTCTTAAAGAGGCCCGCCAGCAGTTGTTGGCGTTGCGGGAAGAAGTCGACCGGCTCGGCCAGCCGCCGAGCGGCTACGGCGTCCTGTTGGCAACGCACGACGACGAGACGGTCGACGTGTTCACGTCGGGGCGCAAGATGCGCCTGACATGCTCGCCCAACATCGATGTCGCGTCGCTGCGGAAGGGCCAGACGGTCCGGCTCAACGAGGCCCTGACCGTCGTCGAGGCCGGCACGTTCGAATCCGTCGGCGAGATCTCCACTTTGCGTGAGGTGCTCAACGACGGTCACCGCGCGCTGGTGGTCGGCCACGCCGACGAGGAACGCATCGTGTGGCTGGCCGAGCCGTTGGTCGCCGAGGACCTGCCGGACGGCGTTCCCGACGCGCTCAACGACGACACCAAGCCCCGCAAGCTGCGTCCGGGCGACTCGCTGCTGGTCGACACGAAAGCCGGCTACGCCTTCGAGCGCATCCCCAAGGCCGAGGTCGAAGACCTGGTGTTGGAAGAGGTGCCCGACGTCAGCTACCAGGACATCGGCGGCCTCACCCGCCAGATCGAACAGATCCGCGACGCCGTCGAGCTGCCGTTCCTGCACAAGGAGCTCTACCGGGAGTACGCGCTGCGCCCGCCCAAGGGTGTGCTGCTCTACGGCCCGCCCGGCTGCGGAAAGACGTTGATCGCCAAGGCCGTCGCCAACTCGTTGGCCAAGAAGATGGCCGAGGTGCGCGGCGACGACGCCCGCGAGGCCAAGTCCTACTTCCTGAACATCAAGGGCCCCGAGCTGCTGAACAAGTTCGTCGGCGAGACCGAGCGGCACATCCGGCTGATCTTCCAGCGGGCCCGCGAGAAGGCGTCGGAGGGAACGCCGGTGATCGTGTTCTTCGACGAGATGGACTCGATCTTCCGCACCCGCGGCACCGGGGTGTCCTCCGACGTCGAGACGACCGTGGTGCCGCAGCTGCTGTCCGAGATCGACGGGGTGGAGGGACTCGAGAACGTCATCGTGATCGGCGCCTCCAACCGTGAGGACATGATCGACCCCGCGATCCTGCGGCCCGGGCGCCTCGACGTGAAGATCAAGATCGAGCGCCCGGATGCCGAAGCGGCGCAAGACATCTTCTCGAAGTACCTGACCGAGGCGCTGCCGGTGCACGCCGACGACCTCGCCGAGTTCGACGGCGACCGCACGGCCTGCATCAAGGCGATGATCGAAAAGGTCGTCGACCGGATGTACGCCGAGATCGACGACAACCGGTTCCTGGAGGTCACCTACGCCAACGGCGACAAGGAAGTCATGTACTTCAAGGACTTCAACTCCGGGGCGATGATCCAGAACGTCGTCGACCGGGCGAAGAAGAATGCCATCAAGTCGGTGCTGGAGACCGGGCAGCCGGGCCTGCGCATCCAGCACCTGCTCGACTCGATCGTCGACGAGTTCGCCGAGAACGAGGACCTGCCCAACACCACCAACCCCGATGACTGGGCGCGGATTTCGGGCAAGAAGGGCGAACGGATCGTCTACATCCGCACCCTGGTCACCGGGAAGTCGTCGAGCGCGTCGCGGGCCATTGACACCGAATCCAACCTGGGCCAGTACCTGTAG
- a CDS encoding DUF503 domain-containing protein, which yields MWIGWLEFDVLLGDVHSLKQKRSVIRPVVAELQRKFSVSAAETGSQDLYRRAGIGVAMVSGDRGHTVDVLDAAERLMAARPELELLSVRRGLHHSDD from the coding sequence ATGTGGATCGGCTGGCTCGAGTTCGACGTGTTGCTGGGCGACGTGCACTCACTCAAACAGAAGCGATCGGTGATTCGTCCCGTGGTCGCCGAGCTGCAGCGCAAGTTCAGCGTGTCGGCCGCCGAGACCGGTTCGCAAGACCTGTACCGGCGCGCGGGCATCGGCGTGGCCATGGTGTCCGGCGACCGTGGCCACACGGTCGACGTCCTCGACGCGGCCGAACGCCTGATGGCCGCGCGTCCCGAACTCGAGCTGCTGTCGGTGCGACGGGGCCTGCACCACAGCGACGACTAA
- the trmI gene encoding tRNA (adenine(58)-N(1))-methyltransferase TrmI, with product MSATGPFTAGERVQLTDAKGRHYTMELTPGAEFHTHRGSIAHDDVIGLEQGSVVKSGNGGYFLVLRPLLVDYVMSMPRGPQVIYPKDAAQIVHEGDIFPGARVLEAGAGSGALTCSLLRAVGPDGRVVSYEQRADHAEHARRNVSVFFDGRPDNWELIVSDLADSELPDGSFDRAVLDMLAPWDVLDAVSRLVIAGGVLLIYVATVTQLSRVVEALRAQRCWTEPRAWETLQRGWNVVGLAVRPQHSMRGHTAFLICARRLAPGVVAPAPLGRKREGRDG from the coding sequence GTGTCAGCAACCGGCCCGTTCACCGCTGGCGAGCGCGTCCAGCTCACCGACGCCAAGGGCCGCCACTACACGATGGAACTCACCCCCGGCGCCGAGTTCCACACCCATCGCGGCTCGATCGCGCACGACGACGTGATCGGGCTGGAGCAGGGCAGCGTGGTCAAATCCGGCAACGGCGGCTACTTCCTGGTGCTGCGCCCGCTGCTGGTCGACTACGTGATGTCGATGCCCCGCGGGCCACAGGTGATCTACCCGAAGGACGCCGCCCAGATCGTGCACGAGGGCGACATCTTCCCGGGCGCGCGCGTGCTGGAGGCCGGGGCCGGATCCGGCGCGCTGACCTGCTCGCTGCTGCGCGCCGTCGGGCCCGACGGGCGGGTGGTCTCCTACGAGCAGCGCGCCGATCATGCCGAGCACGCCCGCCGCAACGTGTCGGTCTTCTTCGACGGACGACCGGACAACTGGGAGTTGATCGTCAGCGACCTCGCGGACTCCGAGCTGCCCGACGGCTCCTTCGACCGGGCCGTGCTCGACATGCTGGCGCCGTGGGACGTGCTCGACGCGGTGTCGCGGCTGGTGATCGCCGGCGGTGTGCTGCTGATCTACGTGGCCACGGTCACCCAGCTGTCGCGGGTCGTGGAGGCGCTGCGGGCCCAGCGGTGCTGGACCGAGCCGCGGGCGTGGGAGACGCTGCAGCGCGGCTGGAACGTCGTCGGCTTGGCCGTGCGGCCGCAGCATTCGATGCGCGGGCACACCGCGTTCTTGATATGTGCGCGACGGCTCGCTCCCGGCGTCGTCGCCCCGGCGCCGCTGGGCCGCAAGCGCGAGGGCCGCGACGGCTAG
- a CDS encoding RecB family exonuclease — MTEAAIVQPPRPALSPSRAADFKQCPLLYRFRAIDRLPEAPSAAQLRGSVVHAALEQLYGLPAALRGPDAALSLVEPAWDRVIAAEPDLAGELEPEQRTELLAEARALLSGYYRLEDPTRFDPQCCEERVEVELADGTLLRGFIDRIDVAATGELRVVDYKTGKAPPAARALAEFKALFQMKFYAVALLRSRGVLPTRLRLIYLADGQVLDYAPDHDELLRFEKTLMAIWRAIQSAAQTGDFRPSQSRLCEWCAHRQHCPTFGGTPPPYPGWPEASPEVTSPAAS; from the coding sequence ATGACGGAGGCCGCGATCGTCCAGCCGCCACGGCCGGCGCTGTCACCGTCGCGGGCGGCGGACTTCAAGCAGTGCCCGCTGCTGTACCGGTTCCGGGCGATCGACCGGTTGCCCGAGGCGCCGTCCGCGGCGCAGCTGCGGGGGTCCGTGGTGCACGCGGCGCTGGAGCAGCTCTACGGCCTTCCCGCCGCGCTGCGCGGCCCCGACGCCGCGCTGTCGCTCGTGGAGCCCGCATGGGACCGGGTGATCGCCGCGGAGCCCGACCTGGCCGGCGAATTGGAACCCGAGCAGCGAACCGAACTGCTGGCGGAGGCCCGCGCATTGCTGTCCGGCTATTACCGGCTCGAGGACCCGACCCGATTCGACCCGCAGTGCTGCGAAGAGCGCGTGGAGGTCGAACTCGCCGACGGCACGCTGCTGCGGGGCTTCATCGACCGCATCGACGTTGCCGCCACCGGCGAGCTGCGGGTGGTCGACTACAAGACCGGCAAGGCGCCGCCCGCCGCGCGGGCGCTGGCCGAGTTCAAGGCGCTGTTCCAGATGAAGTTCTACGCGGTGGCGCTGCTGCGTTCGCGCGGCGTGCTGCCCACCCGGCTGCGGCTCATCTACCTGGCCGACGGCCAGGTATTGGATTACGCGCCCGACCACGACGAGCTGCTGCGCTTCGAGAAGACGCTGATGGCCATCTGGCGGGCCATCCAATCGGCCGCGCAGACAGGCGATTTCCGGCCCAGCCAGTCGCGGTTGTGCGAATGGTGCGCCCACCGGCAGCACTGCCCGACTTTCGGCGGGACGCCACCGCCCTACCCCGGCTGGCCGGAGGCTAGCCCAGAGGTGACATCTCCTGCAGCATCGTAG
- a CDS encoding FAD-containing oxidoreductase — translation MTEHFDAIIVGAGQAGPPLAGRLTSAGQRVAVIERKLIGGTCVNTGCIPTKTLVASAHAAHLARRGAEYGVGTGPIGVDMAKVKARKDDIMLKDREGVESWLEGMDGCTVFRGHARFEDPHTVGVNGDLLRADRIFLNVGGRAVVPEIPGLSDVDFLTNVSILELDTLPTHLVIIGGSYIALEFAQMYRRFGARVTVVEKGPRLASREDEDVSAAVKEILEAEGIDVVVDADDIRITKRDKGFELTPRAGAAPIAGSHLLVAVGRRPNTDDLGLEAAGVRTDARGYIAVDDQLKTNVDHIWAMGDCNGKGAFTHTSYNDFEIVAANLLDRDSHEPPRLVSDRITTYALYIDPPLGRAGMTVGQVRASGRNALVGKRPMTRVGRAVEKGETQGFMKVVVDADTDEILGAAILGVGGDEAIHAILDVMSAKAPYTTLSRTMHIHPTVSELIPTMLQEMSPLG, via the coding sequence GTGACAGAGCATTTCGACGCGATCATCGTCGGCGCCGGGCAGGCCGGCCCCCCGCTGGCGGGACGGCTGACGTCGGCGGGACAGCGCGTCGCGGTCATCGAACGCAAACTGATCGGCGGCACCTGCGTCAACACCGGGTGCATCCCGACCAAGACCCTGGTGGCCAGCGCGCACGCCGCCCACCTGGCCCGCCGCGGCGCCGAATACGGTGTCGGGACCGGACCGATCGGCGTGGACATGGCGAAAGTCAAGGCACGCAAAGACGACATCATGCTCAAGGACCGCGAGGGTGTCGAAAGCTGGCTGGAGGGCATGGACGGCTGCACCGTCTTTCGCGGCCACGCCCGCTTCGAGGATCCGCACACGGTCGGGGTCAATGGCGACCTGCTGCGCGCCGACCGAATCTTCCTCAACGTCGGCGGCCGCGCGGTGGTGCCGGAGATCCCGGGACTGTCCGACGTCGACTTCCTCACCAACGTGTCGATCCTCGAACTCGACACGTTGCCAACGCATCTCGTCATCATCGGCGGCAGCTACATCGCGCTGGAGTTCGCGCAGATGTACCGGCGCTTCGGGGCCCGGGTCACCGTCGTCGAGAAGGGCCCGCGGCTGGCGTCCCGCGAAGACGAGGACGTCTCCGCCGCCGTCAAAGAGATCCTGGAGGCCGAAGGGATCGACGTTGTCGTCGACGCCGACGATATCCGGATCACCAAGCGGGACAAGGGATTCGAACTCACTCCTCGCGCCGGCGCCGCGCCCATCGCCGGGAGTCATCTGCTGGTGGCGGTGGGACGCCGACCCAACACCGACGACCTGGGCCTGGAGGCGGCCGGTGTGCGAACCGACGCCCGGGGCTACATCGCGGTCGACGACCAGCTCAAGACCAACGTCGATCACATCTGGGCGATGGGCGACTGCAACGGCAAGGGCGCGTTCACCCACACCTCGTACAACGACTTCGAGATCGTCGCCGCCAACCTGCTCGACAGGGATTCTCACGAGCCGCCACGGCTCGTGAGCGACCGCATCACCACCTACGCGCTCTACATCGACCCGCCGCTGGGGCGCGCCGGCATGACCGTCGGCCAGGTCCGCGCGTCGGGCCGCAACGCGTTGGTGGGCAAGCGGCCGATGACCAGGGTCGGCAGGGCGGTGGAAAAGGGTGAGACGCAAGGCTTTATGAAGGTCGTGGTGGACGCCGACACCGACGAGATCCTCGGAGCCGCCATCCTCGGGGTCGGGGGCGACGAGGCGATTCACGCCATCCTGGACGTCATGTCGGCCAAGGCGCCGTACACGACGTTGTCGCGCACGATGCACATCCACCCCACCGTCAGCGAGCTCATTCCTACGATGCTGCAGGAGATGTCACCTCTGGGCTAG
- a CDS encoding DUF4126 domain-containing protein — MTHVLVLLMALLIGVVAGLRSLTAPAVIAWAAFLGWIDLQHTWASWMANIATAVVLSVLAVGELVNDKLAKTPPRTAAPVFAGRIILGGFAGAVIGAAWHFTWTALGAGVIGAVLGTLGGYQARTRLVAATGGRDLPIALLEDAVAILGGFAIVALTARL; from the coding sequence GTGACACATGTGCTCGTTCTGCTGATGGCTTTGCTGATCGGTGTCGTCGCCGGGTTGCGCTCGCTGACGGCTCCCGCCGTGATCGCCTGGGCCGCCTTCCTCGGCTGGATCGACCTGCAGCACACGTGGGCGTCCTGGATGGCCAACATCGCCACGGCCGTCGTCCTCAGCGTCCTGGCGGTGGGCGAACTGGTCAACGACAAACTTGCCAAGACACCGCCCCGCACCGCGGCGCCCGTGTTCGCCGGCCGGATCATCTTGGGCGGGTTCGCCGGCGCGGTCATCGGCGCGGCGTGGCACTTCACCTGGACGGCACTCGGCGCCGGTGTCATCGGCGCGGTGCTCGGCACCCTCGGCGGCTATCAGGCGCGTACCCGGCTGGTGGCCGCGACCGGCGGGCGTGACCTCCCGATCGCGCTGCTCGAGGACGCGGTCGCGATCCTGGGTGGATTCGCCATCGTCGCGCTGACGGCTCGCCTGTGA
- the hisG gene encoding ATP phosphoribosyltransferase, whose amino-acid sequence MLRVAVPNKGALSEPATEILAEAGYRRRTDPKDLTVIDPLNRVEFFFLRPKDIAIYVGSGELDFGITGRDLVADSGAPVRERLALGFGSSSFRYAGPAGRNWTTADLAGKRIATAYPNLVRKDLAERGIDATVIRLDGAVEISVQLGVADAIADVVGSGRTLGLHDLVAFGEPLCDSEAVLIERTDHDGDDRSAARAQLVARVQGVVFGQQYLMLDYDCPRSVLDKATSITPGLESPTIAPLADPDWVAIRALVPRRGVNEIMDELAAIGAKAILASDIRFCRF is encoded by the coding sequence ATGTTGCGGGTGGCGGTTCCCAACAAAGGTGCGCTCAGCGAGCCGGCCACCGAGATCCTCGCGGAGGCCGGCTACCGGCGCCGCACCGACCCGAAGGACCTGACGGTCATCGACCCCCTCAACCGGGTCGAGTTTTTCTTCTTGCGGCCCAAGGACATTGCGATCTATGTCGGTTCGGGAGAACTCGACTTCGGCATCACCGGACGCGACCTGGTGGCCGATTCCGGTGCGCCGGTGCGCGAGCGCCTGGCACTGGGTTTCGGATCGTCGAGCTTCCGCTATGCCGGCCCCGCCGGGCGCAATTGGACGACGGCCGACCTGGCCGGGAAAAGAATCGCCACCGCCTACCCGAACTTGGTCCGAAAAGACTTGGCCGAGCGAGGCATTGACGCGACCGTCATCAGGCTTGACGGAGCGGTGGAGATCTCGGTGCAACTCGGGGTGGCCGACGCCATCGCCGACGTGGTGGGGTCCGGTCGCACCCTGGGCCTGCATGACCTGGTGGCCTTCGGTGAACCGCTGTGTGATTCGGAGGCGGTGCTGATCGAGCGCACCGACCACGACGGCGACGACCGGAGCGCGGCGCGCGCTCAGCTGGTGGCCCGGGTGCAGGGCGTGGTGTTCGGCCAGCAGTACCTGATGCTCGATTACGACTGCCCGCGCTCGGTATTGGACAAGGCCACATCGATCACCCCGGGGCTGGAGTCACCGACCATCGCCCCGCTCGCCGACCCGGACTGGGTGGCGATCCGCGCGCTGGTGCCCCGTCGGGGCGTCAACGAGATCATGGACGAGCTCGCCGCCATCGGCGCCAAAGCGATCCTGGCTTCCGATATCAGGTTCTGCCGATTCTGA
- a CDS encoding phosphoribosyl-ATP diphosphatase yields MKQSLPVKTFEDLFAELGDRARTRPTGSATVAALDGGIHGLGKKILEEAGEVWLAAEHEPDDALAEEISQLLYWTQVLMIARGLSLDDVYRKL; encoded by the coding sequence GTGAAACAATCGCTGCCCGTGAAGACCTTCGAGGATCTGTTCGCCGAACTCGGCGATCGCGCCCGCACCCGTCCCACCGGCAGTGCCACGGTCGCCGCGCTGGACGGCGGCATACATGGGCTGGGCAAGAAGATCCTGGAGGAGGCCGGCGAGGTGTGGCTGGCCGCCGAACACGAACCCGACGACGCGCTGGCCGAGGAGATCAGCCAATTGCTGTACTGGACGCAGGTGCTGATGATCGCGCGCGGCCTGTCCCTCGACGACGTCTACCGGAAGCTGTGA
- a CDS encoding PPE family protein, whose protein sequence is MTFPIWFALPPEVHSTLLSTGPGPGPLLSTAGAWRALAAEYAYAATELTGILAAAQAAAWEGPSAERFVAAHQPFLLWLGEASAAAAGAATGHETAAAGYASALAGMPTLAELAANHALHAVLVATNFFGINTIPIALNEADYSRMWVQAAAAMSGYQGVAEESLAATPTTSPAPHILTAAATSAAGSAFPDPTGLILQLLTDFLNGLQSLAAQILPGPLGGLVVQVLDALISLVSTQVFTILAYSVLDPLIYFGPFTPLLAALASPVGLVGLAGIAGVGALAGSAPVVVGSSAPDHRSWPATTVVTLTGAGPAAPAAAPAGAPAASTASASPTTAGSGVAEGFYVVGGGPDGEGSTPTSRIKAAAAISAGIAATAAKVPADSDLARVKRAARARQHVRKHRFEYLEDDGRTTSSADLPAAEHLAASQHGSETLGFAGTLPKSAAAQAKGLTHLDSSEFGDAPREPMLPRTWDA, encoded by the coding sequence GTGACCTTCCCGATCTGGTTCGCGCTGCCCCCGGAGGTGCATTCGACGCTGCTGTCGACCGGCCCCGGTCCCGGTCCACTTTTGAGCACGGCCGGGGCGTGGCGAGCCCTTGCCGCCGAATATGCTTATGCCGCAACGGAACTCACCGGAATTCTCGCCGCCGCCCAGGCCGCCGCGTGGGAGGGGCCGAGCGCGGAGCGGTTTGTCGCGGCGCATCAGCCTTTCCTGTTATGGCTGGGTGAGGCGAGCGCGGCGGCCGCCGGCGCCGCGACGGGGCACGAGACGGCGGCCGCCGGGTATGCGTCCGCGCTGGCCGGCATGCCGACGCTCGCCGAGCTGGCGGCCAACCATGCCCTGCACGCCGTTCTGGTCGCCACCAATTTCTTCGGCATCAACACGATCCCCATCGCGCTCAACGAAGCCGACTACAGCCGCATGTGGGTTCAGGCCGCCGCCGCGATGAGCGGCTATCAGGGCGTCGCCGAGGAGAGCCTCGCGGCGACGCCCACCACGTCACCCGCGCCTCACATCCTCACCGCCGCCGCGACTTCCGCCGCCGGTAGCGCCTTCCCCGACCCCACCGGGTTGATCCTTCAGCTGCTCACCGATTTCCTCAACGGCCTGCAAAGCCTGGCCGCGCAAATACTGCCCGGACCGCTCGGTGGTCTCGTCGTCCAGGTGCTGGACGCGCTGATCTCCCTGGTGTCCACCCAGGTCTTCACGATCCTCGCCTACTCGGTGCTGGATCCCTTGATCTATTTCGGTCCATTCACCCCGCTGCTGGCCGCGCTCGCGTCGCCGGTGGGGCTGGTCGGACTGGCCGGCATCGCCGGGGTTGGCGCGCTGGCCGGCTCGGCACCGGTGGTCGTGGGTTCCAGTGCGCCCGACCACCGGAGTTGGCCCGCGACCACCGTGGTCACACTGACGGGCGCCGGTCCCGCCGCGCCCGCTGCCGCACCGGCCGGCGCGCCGGCGGCGTCCACGGCGTCGGCGTCGCCCACGACCGCCGGCTCCGGTGTCGCCGAGGGCTTTTACGTGGTCGGCGGTGGCCCCGACGGCGAGGGGTCCACCCCGACGTCCAGGATCAAGGCCGCCGCCGCCATCAGCGCGGGCATCGCCGCGACCGCCGCCAAAGTCCCGGCGGACAGCGACCTGGCCAGGGTGAAGCGAGCCGCCAGGGCACGCCAGCACGTCCGAAAGCACCGCTTCGAGTACCTGGAAGACGACGGGCGCACGACGTCGTCGGCCGACCTGCCGGCGGCTGAGCACCTCGCCGCCTCGCAACACGGTTCGGAGACGCTCGGGTTCGCCGGAACGCTCCCGAAATCGGCTGCGGCGCAAGCGAAAGGACTCACCCACCTGGATAGCAGCGAATTCGGCGACGCCCCGCGAGAGCCGATGCTGCCCCGCACGTGGGATGCTTAG